Proteins from a genomic interval of Lemur catta isolate mLemCat1 chromosome 17, mLemCat1.pri, whole genome shotgun sequence:
- the LOC123622855 gene encoding beta-defensin 122-like, producing the protein MKPFLLTLAVLLLLSQVIPGSTETCWNLRGSCREKCIDNERVYVFCMSGKLCCVKPKDQPHTVTKKN; encoded by the exons ATGAAGCCTTTTTTGCTAACTTTGGCTGTGCTGTTGCTCCTGTCCCAGGTCATTCCAG gCAGCACCGAAACATGTTGGAATCTTCGTGGCTCCTGCCGTGAAAAATGCATTGATAATGAAAGGGTCTATGTTTTCTGCATGAGTGGTAAACTGTGCTGTGTGAAGCCCAAGGACCAGCCACACACAGTCACTAAAAAGAATTAG
- the LOC123622856 gene encoding beta-defensin 121-like, whose translation MKLLLLVLTVTLLLAQVTPVMKCWSKLGRCRTTCKQSEVFYILCKTEFKCCVEPKNVHAKPELPNTDWKPGLIFCSLTLPFQP comes from the exons ATGAAGCTCCTTCTCCTGGTTTTGACTGTTACCCTGCTCCTGGCCCAGGTCACCCCAG TCATGAAGTGTTGGAGTAAGTTAGGCAGGTGCAGAACGACGTGTAAACAGAGTGAAGTATTCTACATACTGTGCAAAACTGAGTTTAAGTGCTGTGTGGAGCCCAAGAACGTACATGCCAAACCAGAATTACCAAACACAGATTGGAAGCCTGGGCTCATCTTCTGCAGTCTGACACTCCCCTTCCAACCCTGA